The Triplophysa dalaica isolate WHDGS20190420 chromosome 20, ASM1584641v1, whole genome shotgun sequence genome segment GAACCGTCATCTGAAATAagagacatttaaaaagattACTTTGAGCATGAAagtgcacacacatacaaaaagaCATCTGCGTGGTCCAAAAGTCAGAAACCTTGAAAACATCGCTTTATGGACTTTTTAGAGTTGTAAGAAAATAATCTTAAAGAACTGTCATAAATCAGTCCTTAATGAAATGTGAACAAATGTGAATTCCTTTGTGTAAAGGTTTACCACATAACACAAGTCTCACATCTCGCTGGAGATCATCCTTCATCAGGATCAGTTATTTAAAGCTAATCTCTCATCAATAGATCAAAGATTCGTCtcataatgtttaaatgtgaatgtttatgAATTTCATTATTTACCTTCCGCACAGCTTCCTCTGCGACACAGACCCCTCGCCCGCCTGCACAAATTTCATGAATGCGATCCAAAAATGTTACACTTCTTCATCGCGTCTCACACGTGCATTACTACATGataacacacattcacattgttaaattttgtttaaaagatttCCAACTGTCTATAATATCTTTAATCCGGCTATAACAATGTCTCAATCAGTCACGAGTGTTTAAGACAGGCTTACCTGCGGCCGCCCTCGCGGGGTCCTTCAGTAACAGCGTTAACAAAGATGGCGGCGGCCGCAGCATCTCTACACTTTTCTGCTCAAGtttcatctttaaataattacaatgatTTACATCCGGATTGGACACAGAGGGAAGTTAGCACAGGGGTGAGAAATATTCACATTTACAACCAAAATCTCATCTGATAGAGAAGCGCGTGCCACAGACTCGTAAAATTCCGTGAATGATGCAGCAGATCCTGAGACACGAACAATAAGATCatccattttaaacatttgaatcaGAGCTGTAACCAACCTGACGATCTTTGGTTTCTAACCAAAATCTGAATTTGGAGTGGTCCGACACTTTTTTTCTGGTTAAAAGTCCGTTACTTGAAAGATTCGTGTTTTAAATCGCGGTATCTGCCCGTTTAGGTGACCTGAAAATTTATGCTTGAAACGGAGAGATCAAGTTCGAATCATTTATAGGAATTACAATACGAACTCGATTATATTGTCATTGGTTTTTACAATAACGATGTAATTCAGTCTTTAAAATGCTTAATGATATATTTAGGGGTTGTACTGTTGTCATAAATTGTCATGTCCATGAATGATAACAGGCCGCACACGATGTCGAAATGAAGTGGACTTAAATGTCATTGATCTTCATGTGACGTTGTGTTTTCAGACCACCATCATGGCTGTGGAGTTTGATGGTGGGGTGGTGATGGGTGCAGACTCCCGCACGACCACAGGGTGAGAGATTTcatctgttttgtgtttctggTCATGAGCAATCTGCATATGGCCACATAAAACCTTTCcggtatttgtttgttttgcagctCTTATATCGCCAACCGCGTGACCGATAAACTGACCCCCATCCATGACCGGATCTTCTGCTGTCGCTCTGGGTCAGCGGCCGACACACAGGCCATTGCCGATGCTGTCACCTACCAGCTGGGCTTCCACAGGTACCGCCGCGCAAGTGCGTGTTGAGCAGCCAGAGGGTTTTCCAGCGTGCAGTGTTCATTTTGTCTTGTCTGTCTGTTCAGTATCGAACTGGATGAAGCTCCACTGGTCCAGACGGCAGCCAGTCTGTTTCGGGACATGTGCTACAGATACAGAGAAGAGCTAATGGCTGGAATCATCGTGGCTGGGTGGGACCAGCGTAGAGGTGGTCAGGTACAACAACGCAACATTATTGTGTGGAAAGGAAGAGTTTAGGTTTTTGCTGAATTATGTAATATATGCAGTGTAataaaacacttgaaacaacaattgtttgtttgtttgtgtgtgtgtgtgatggcaGGTGTACACTGTACCTGTGGGGGGCATGTTGACTCGACAGCCGGTGTCAGTAGGTGGATCTGGCAGCAGCTACATCTACGGATACGTGGACTCAAACTACAGAACTGGCATGAACAAAGAGGAGTGTCTGAAGTTCACTGCTGGAGGTGAGCGAACAAAAGTTGCCTTTTTAAATTGCAGGTACTACACCGATACATTGTCCTGCTATAAGGGTTGAACTGCTCATGCTTTGGTTATGCAGATGTATGTTGCGACATGAAACAGACACATGAAGAGAGCCTTTGAGGTGTTTGTTGATCCTCTTCTGTCCATCTGTCTGCAGCGCTGACTCTGGCCATGGAGAGAGACGGCTCCAGCGGTGGGGTGGTGAGAATGGCTATCATCACAGAGAAGGGAGTGGAGAGACAGGTCATACTTGGAAACCAGTTGCCACAGTTCTCCACCGTCTGAAGATGTCATGTGTCCCTTTACATGGTTGTCACAGAAGGAACAAATGCACTTCAGTCAACCTTCACACTGGCTTGTACTTTACAACCTGATCCAATAAAAGCTTTTCTTTGGACACGTGTGAAATCTgtagcatttatttttttagcaaGAATTTGTGAGACAAACGAGGAAGGGAATGAAACGAGATGTACATTGAAAATCAAAaaggaatgtttttttctctttagatCGTGGCAGCCCTAAGAAAGCGTGACCGTGAGCTGCTGTCActtgtgatgatgatgtcacgGAATGACGGACAGTTAGGGTTGTGGTTTGGAGTAACAGATGTCAGATagtgtttaagttttttttcgaTCACTAACATGCATCGGTCAATACTGAAGTgaacccagagagagagagagagtgctgcTCAACTACATTGACTCCAGTGGAACAGTTTTTCACCGCAGTGGAGGTTCATGGAGCCTCTCAACAGTTCCCGGAAGTTAAAGTAAGGCATGGAGCTGCGGcaaaacagaccaactgaggtaaacattaaacccatttaaagacgcaagtcatgtaataaataaataaatgaggtGAAAATATAACTTTCCGGAattatctgaaggctccatgaatcatgtgacaTGTGAAAATTTTGAACTTAATTTCCTCTTAAAGCTCTGAGTGAACCAAACTATGAGTCGTTGTTATTTCACTGGTTTCacacaaaatgcttttaatgATCTTGTGCACCGGCCAAACAGTTACAATAGTTCATAACACTTGAAGGAGAACAAGGCCAAGTTTCATACGAGTAGTTTGACCTAACGAAATTACATCACAATCACTGCTGAAAGCATGCCCATGTTTTCGTGAATTATGTACACATTTTCAGACAAAACTCAAGCACAGCAGgataaaagatgtttttttttaaacacattacagTAACTTGAGAAGCTTGTCCAACACGGGTCAATCAAGTTATTTCTATGGTATCATTTTGATTTCTGTGAAAAATCATGTAAGCTCCAAAGTTGATGTAATGAGTGTTTATGTTCTGATGAGAACAAGCTTATTTTCAGACATGCATGAAGTGTTTTTTCACCTTGCAACATTGCACTGGTTATCTATTATgcaatgcatttattaaaaaatcttacTGATGACCTATAAAGGCCTACACCTGAGTATCTGAGTGAAATCGTCTTGTTACAGTCCTTCATGTCCATTACGCTatcaggcatcctgtcagttggtaatacctagaatttcaaaatcaggtgcaggtagatccttttcttatctagcgcctaaactttggagtattcttccctgcactgtcagGGAGGCAGACGCACTCTGTCAGATTAAATCTAGAcaaaagacgcatctttttaatcgtGCAAACACTACACtcccataatattaatcctcataaaacaactgatgtacttgttgcatcaaagagtgcagaacagttcTCTACTCTCAGacagtcttgtctcattgttctgAGGTCACCACAGagagcaggatgcagttcatgtccagcatTTTTATGCGGCGTTTCTCATCGCCGTTTGCCTGACAGGGGCTGCAGACATCAGCTTTGgaatataaagtttttatatttattaatatcccTTGAATATAACATTCTGcttaatattaattattgttaCACATAGGAATGTACAGCccctttaatatttgacctgtgtttctctctcctttatctgaAATGTGTGCTTCTGCGTGCACCCAgttgtgttttatgcatgtgggtgtgtatgaacctttgtgtgtgttttgtgtttattcactTTGTTGTTCTTCTATAACTTTAATACTTTGCTTTATAACaattgagttgagttgagttttgCTGGCACAAGATTCATGTTGGCAATACAGATGGTATGAAGATGGCTTCAATATTGATCGACGCTTGATCATTTTCTTAgggaatcaaaacaaacactgcagttaaattttgaaatcattttaatgtgttgttACAACattgaaaattaaatattagggtgagatgaaaaaaatatttgtacgttttaaaaacaaaatcacagaatGTATTTGTcctgtgttcttttcttcagtCACGTGTATTGATGGTTTCAGTGAATCAAGTCTAAATCCGGTTTGATTATGGAATTTAGAACATAACCTGATGAATGTAGATTTATATTATCATCTCTATACAAGAAGAGCATTGactgtcttcaaaacaatgacTTATGATCAATCTATGCTCATCCTCATCAAATGACAAGCGGTTCATTCCAGAGAAGACGAGAAAGGCAACACGCTATCGTCCTGTCCAATCAGAGAGCGGGATCTCTCTCATAAACCACGCCCCTTTCTCCCATCTCCCATTCCCCCATCAGCCACTCCACGTTTGTCTCTCTTCCTGTGTTTTCTTTCAGAATGAGACTGTAGCGAGTGGCTCTACTTCTCTCTGCGTTCTGGTCCCAGCGCTCCTCTTCTTCCGTCCATCTGTTGTGCGTGTGTTCTTCACTTATCACTCTGTACAGAGTTTTCCTGAATGTCACAGCTCTCGCTCGCTCCGCTGCTGTGATAGACATGTCTCTTCCATTAGCCGCTGTTTGGACATCCCTTAGTGACTCATGTTCTTCTTTAGAGATGAACAGAACGCTGCGGAACACGGCTCGAGTGTCTTTAATCTGCTCCGGGTTTAAAAACGTCACCATATCCTCGACCTCCTCTACTCGTGGCTCTGTTCTTTCAGCACGTCTGAATGCTCTCAAGGTGACCCCGTCGCCCTCCAAGCACCTCGGGGCGTAACACTGGAGTCTGCGGTAGAGAAGGAGGTAGTTCCTTAAGAGCCACAGGAACAGGATACAGCAAGTGAGCCCAGACaacaaacacagcaacacaaaCCCAGCAAATAACCACCAGCACCACGGCAACATCCTGACACCCGTGCTCGTGGCTTCGGGTTGAACAGAAGTTGATTCGGTTGATGTTTGAGTTGAGGTTTGATGACCGGATGGAGCAGTGGTGGGTGCGGTGGTCTTTAGGGATGTGGGTCGGTCAGGGGTCAGTGTGGTTGTCTGAGGTGGTGTGATGTTCCAAACGGTTGATTGTGTCTTCAGTGTTGTGTCGGCGGTGGACTCTTCGGTGAAGTGTTCTGATGAAGTGAGTGGACTGGAATCTGTTGGAGTCACTTCAGACGAGAACAAATGTTCTGATGAAGTGAGTGGACTTGGATGTGTTGGAGTCACTTCAGACGAGAACAAATGTTCTGATGAAGTTGAGTCGGACATTGAGTGGACTGGATCTGTTGGAGTCACTTCAGACGAGAACAAATACTTGGACTCGGACTCTTTCTGTCTATGTGTCCATGCATCGGCCAGCCTCATAACATCACTTTTATCAAACTCACCCAAAACCAGTTCGTCGCCGGGGTACAGGGGAAAAGTAAGCGTTGGTTCTGGTGGGCAGAAGTCGTCCTCCTTCAGGTCAATAATGGGCCGGCCTCTCAGGTGAGGTGGCCCGGCACATAATACGCTATCCGCACCCGGAACGATGCCTTTGGGACCTTCCTGTTTGTAGACGTTATGTTCCTGGTCATTCAGGTAGCTGTGGAGGTATTCCACTGAACAGCTACACAGCCAAGGGTTGTAGGACAAGTAAACATACGGCAACTCGGGTTTCGAGGAGAAGAACCCATAAGGCATCAGCGAGACGCTGTTGTTCTCAAGGTCAAACATCTTTAGGCCGCCGGAGGACACGCGCTCCAGGAGACGCACCGGGAGGGCGAAAAGGTTGTTTCCAGAAAGATTAATCACTTCCAGA includes the following:
- the psmb6 gene encoding proteasome subunit beta type-6; this translates as MAAAAASLHFSAQVSSLNNYNDLHPDWTQREVSTGTTIMAVEFDGGVVMGADSRTTTGSYIANRVTDKLTPIHDRIFCCRSGSAADTQAIADAVTYQLGFHSIELDEAPLVQTAASLFRDMCYRYREELMAGIIVAGWDQRRGGQVYTVPVGGMLTRQPVSVGGSGSSYIYGYVDSNYRTGMNKEECLKFTAGALTLAMERDGSSGGVVRMAIITEKGVERQVILGNQLPQFSTV
- the LOC130408960 gene encoding platelet glycoprotein Ib alpha chain, which codes for MRAIVSTLLFLTMRSCNVAGSVCRDDRDKDHRSRVSCVNHGLTALPGGIKPLTQVLVLTGNRFTSLSWSDYSAFTHLYELDLSHNDITALEPPGPVLENLSVLRLSGNRLTGLGGRVFRCAPSLMEIYLSGNRIRYLHDDTFSDLQRLEVINLSGNNLFALPVRLLERVSSGGLKMFDLENNSVSLMPYGFFSSKPELPYVYLSYNPWLCSCSVEYLHSYLNDQEHNVYKQEGPKGIVPGADSVLCAGPPHLRGRPIIDLKEDDFCPPEPTLTFPLYPGDELVLGEFDKSDVMRLADAWTHRQKESESKYLFSSEVTPTDPVHSMSDSTSSEHLFSSEVTPTHPSPLTSSEHLFSSEVTPTDSSPLTSSEHFTEESTADTTLKTQSTVWNITPPQTTTLTPDRPTSLKTTAPTTAPSGHQTSTQTSTESTSVQPEATSTGVRMLPWCWWLFAGFVLLCLLSGLTCCILFLWLLRNYLLLYRRLQCYAPRCLEGDGVTLRAFRRAERTEPRVEEVEDMVTFLNPEQIKDTRAVFRSVLFISKEEHESLRDVQTAANGRDMSITAAERARAVTFRKTLYRVISEEHTHNRWTEEEERWDQNAERSRATRYSLILKENTGRETNVEWLMGEWEMGERGVVYERDPAL